From a single Miltoncostaea oceani genomic region:
- a CDS encoding RNA polymerase sigma factor translates to MPHRSDRELVDAIRAGSGDAADVLFARHFRGAWRAAYAVLGRRDAADDAAQQAVERAIRALDTFRTDGSFGAWIRRIAINQAIDMVRRVPREDALPDTLTSPDLYREVDERDALVEAVARLDDDRRVAVSLRYWLDMTPSEIAEALDVPEGTVSSRLSRALAELRDHMGVTER, encoded by the coding sequence ATGCCGCACCGCAGCGATAGAGAGTTGGTTGACGCGATCCGAGCGGGATCGGGCGATGCCGCGGACGTTCTGTTCGCACGGCACTTCCGGGGAGCCTGGCGCGCCGCTTACGCGGTCCTCGGCCGCCGGGACGCCGCGGACGACGCCGCTCAACAGGCGGTCGAGAGGGCGATCCGCGCCTTGGACACCTTCCGCACCGATGGGTCGTTCGGCGCGTGGATCCGGCGCATCGCGATCAACCAGGCCATCGACATGGTGCGCCGGGTACCGCGCGAGGACGCACTCCCGGACACGCTGACGAGCCCCGACCTCTACCGGGAGGTCGATGAGCGTGACGCGCTCGTCGAGGCCGTCGCACGTCTCGACGACGACCGGCGCGTCGCGGTGTCCCTGCGGTACTGGCTCGACATGACGCCGAGCGAGATCGCGGAGGCCCTCGACGTGCCTGAGGGGACCGTGTCATCGCGGCTGTCCCGGGCCCTCGCGGAACTCCGGGATCACATGGGGGTGACGGAGCGATGA
- a CDS encoding RNA polymerase sigma factor: MDALSDPGLVAAALDGDAEARGALFTRHWRMVWRRAYTVTGRQDLADDVTQDTFERAFRHLATFDRERASFGAWIARIAVNRSIDLLRAERRTLPIDAALEVGAWDAEPGGDRALQAALARVDVDRRSVLVLRYWLDLSGAEIAETLGVPIGTVNSRMSRGLSELRALLEGGDA; this comes from the coding sequence GTGGACGCGCTCTCGGATCCGGGCTTGGTCGCCGCCGCCCTCGACGGCGACGCCGAGGCGCGTGGTGCCCTGTTCACCCGGCACTGGCGGATGGTGTGGCGTAGGGCCTACACCGTCACCGGGCGCCAAGACCTGGCGGATGACGTCACCCAGGACACCTTCGAGCGGGCGTTCCGCCACCTCGCGACGTTCGACCGGGAGCGCGCGAGCTTCGGAGCATGGATCGCGCGGATCGCCGTGAACCGGTCGATCGACCTGTTGCGGGCCGAGCGGCGGACGCTGCCGATCGACGCCGCCCTCGAGGTGGGTGCCTGGGACGCCGAGCCCGGCGGTGACCGGGCGCTGCAGGCCGCTCTCGCCCGCGTCGACGTCGACCGTCGAAGTGTGCTCGTTCTGAGGTATTGGCTCGATCTGAGCGGGGCGGAGATCGCCGAGACGCTTGGGGTCCCGATCGGGACCGTGAACTCGCGCATGTCCCGGGGCCTCTCGGAGCTGCGGGCACTCCTTGAGGGGGGTGACGCGTGA
- a CDS encoding RNA polymerase sigma factor, with protein MENADDNDLVSGVLGGSEDAARALFDRYWPTAWWTAYSVLGDRAGADDSAQESIARAFSSLARFDTSRPFRPWLARITANHSMNVLRSRRREILVADPSPNGHRPDHAELSGDHDLLIAAIRRLSEDRRVVIALRYFGDLEPSEIAYALGVPTGTVTSRLSRALTELRTLLEVAR; from the coding sequence GTGGAGAACGCAGACGACAACGATCTTGTGTCCGGGGTACTCGGGGGTTCGGAAGACGCGGCTCGGGCGCTCTTCGACCGCTATTGGCCGACGGCTTGGTGGACGGCCTACTCGGTCCTCGGCGATCGGGCGGGCGCGGATGACTCTGCACAGGAGTCGATCGCCCGAGCTTTCTCGTCCCTTGCTCGCTTCGACACCAGTCGGCCCTTCCGCCCTTGGCTCGCCCGGATCACGGCGAATCACTCGATGAACGTGCTTCGTTCCCGACGGCGGGAGATCCTGGTGGCCGACCCCAGTCCCAACGGGCACCGTCCGGATCACGCCGAGCTTTCCGGGGATCACGATCTGCTCATCGCCGCGATCCGCCGCCTCTCCGAAGATCGTCGCGTGGTGATCGCGCTCCGGTACTTCGGTGACCTCGAGCCCTCCGAAATCGCCTACGCGCTCGGCGTGCCCACCGGGACCGTGACCTCGAGGCTCTCGAGGGCCCTGACTGAGCTTCGCACCCTGCTGGAGGTCGCGCGCTAA
- a CDS encoding helix-turn-helix transcriptional regulator, producing MGRDRVFLEVVQDAVELFGAQVRAARAERRWTAAELARRAGVSKGTVLKVEQGHPGVSIGTAFQLAALVGVPLFARDERRLAADAQAARAAVIGRRVRRPAEPDVALDF from the coding sequence ATGGGTCGCGATCGGGTCTTCCTAGAGGTGGTTCAGGACGCCGTCGAGCTGTTCGGCGCTCAGGTGCGGGCCGCGCGCGCCGAGCGTCGGTGGACCGCCGCTGAGCTCGCCCGACGGGCTGGCGTCAGCAAGGGCACCGTGCTGAAGGTCGAGCAAGGTCATCCGGGCGTCTCGATCGGGACGGCGTTCCAGCTGGCGGCGCTCGTCGGCGTCCCGCTGTTCGCCCGGGACGAGCGGAGGCTCGCCGCCGACGCCCAGGCCGCGAGGGCCGCCGTCATCGGCCGCCGCGTGCGGCGACCGGCCGAGCCGGACGTCGCCCTCGACTTCTAA
- a CDS encoding DUF805 domain-containing protein, protein MRWYLAVLRRYTGFHDRAHRTEFWMFTVWSTVATVALFLLDTILGTGKEWPGLFGLLYGVTTAVPSLAVGARRLHDTGRSGWWQLIALVPIVGLIVLIVWWATEGDGAQNQWGRDPCDDAHTA, encoded by the coding sequence ATGCGGTGGTATCTCGCGGTCCTGAGGCGCTACACGGGGTTCCACGATCGGGCTCACCGAACCGAGTTCTGGATGTTCACGGTGTGGAGCACCGTCGCCACGGTCGCGCTGTTCCTCCTCGACACCATCCTCGGCACCGGGAAGGAGTGGCCCGGGTTGTTCGGGCTCCTGTACGGCGTCACGACTGCCGTGCCGTCCCTCGCGGTCGGGGCGCGCCGCCTCCACGACACCGGTCGCTCAGGCTGGTGGCAGCTGATCGCCCTGGTCCCCATCGTCGGGCTCATCGTCCTGATCGTGTGGTGGGCGACAGAAGGCGACGGCGCCCAGAATCAATGGGGCCGCGACCCCTGCGACGACGCGCACACCGCGTG